The proteins below are encoded in one region of Streptomyces sp. NBC_00490:
- the murJ gene encoding murein biosynthesis integral membrane protein MurJ, which yields MPKGPGVESAEASGGPLESTVSGRGEWLVAPGGSGEFLSGGDSGAREAPAGPRVSSASPAHPQSRTPAAPPAPDASAPSRHPRAVRAPRPSRAPRPSRTAGRVPALPSARPAGPPTTPPGDNPDLAPVSRGFLAKATLVTAVLSVAGAILGLARDQALARLFGAGIETDAFLVAWTIPEFASTLLIEDGLAFALVPAFSLALARRAQGAPGDPVRSLVVATLPRLSLAFVAVSALIAATAPYLVEALAPGLPDPALAVDCTRLAAVCVLGFGLAGYCSAALRAHRRFLAPAAIYVAYNTGIITTMFVLGGQWGVRSAAIGVAVGGGLMVLVQLPSFVRQLCRKQVAQPESGASGDRAVTAALVATVLLFALCRQSQTLIERYLASTLDAGAISHLNYAQKVAQIPMTLSMMLCTVTFPVVARALADGDIERARSRVERDLALATCMVLLGAATVISCAPQIIELLFQRGAFTARDTAATADVMRVYALGLLGQTLTGVLVRSYFSAARPSWYPVAAMTAGIVATSWIGAWTVGPWGVCGIAAANAVGITVTAVLLLAGMGPRSVPIRKRGALRELSRPVRAAVVATIAGTFVAGQVPSAVPGLAAGGATVAAVFVLLAWALDAQGVVPALRSLRSVTRRLTHGRCR from the coding sequence ATGCCGAAGGGACCGGGCGTGGAGTCGGCCGAGGCTTCCGGGGGGCCGTTGGAGTCCACTGTTTCCGGGAGGGGCGAGTGGCTCGTAGCGCCCGGAGGCTCCGGGGAGTTCCTCAGTGGTGGGGATTCCGGGGCCCGCGAGGCTCCGGCCGGCCCCCGCGTCTCCAGCGCCTCCCCGGCTCACCCGCAATCCCGTACACCGGCCGCTCCCCCGGCCCCGGACGCTTCCGCGCCCTCCCGGCACCCGCGCGCCGTCCGCGCCCCCCGCCCGTCCCGGGCTCCCCGCCCCTCCCGTACCGCGGGACGCGTCCCCGCTCTCCCATCGGCCCGCCCCGCGGGTCCCCCCACCACTCCCCCCGGGGACAATCCCGACCTCGCCCCCGTCTCCCGCGGCTTCCTGGCCAAGGCCACCCTCGTCACCGCGGTCCTCTCCGTCGCCGGGGCGATCCTCGGGCTCGCGCGGGACCAGGCGCTGGCGCGGCTCTTCGGGGCCGGGATCGAGACGGACGCCTTCCTGGTGGCGTGGACGATCCCGGAGTTCGCGTCGACGCTGCTCATCGAGGACGGGCTGGCGTTCGCGCTGGTCCCGGCGTTCAGCCTGGCGCTGGCGCGGCGGGCGCAGGGCGCTCCCGGGGATCCGGTGCGCTCCCTGGTCGTCGCCACGCTGCCCCGCCTCTCCCTGGCCTTCGTCGCCGTGTCCGCGCTGATCGCCGCCACCGCCCCCTACCTCGTCGAAGCGCTGGCCCCGGGCCTGCCCGACCCCGCTCTCGCCGTCGACTGCACCCGGCTCGCCGCGGTCTGCGTGCTGGGCTTCGGGCTCGCCGGGTACTGCAGCGCCGCACTCCGCGCCCACCGCAGGTTCCTCGCACCGGCCGCGATCTACGTGGCGTACAACACCGGCATCATCACGACGATGTTCGTCCTGGGCGGGCAGTGGGGCGTGCGGTCGGCGGCGATCGGGGTCGCGGTCGGCGGCGGGCTGATGGTCCTCGTGCAGCTGCCTTCCTTCGTACGGCAGTTGTGCCGCAAGCAGGTCGCTCAGCCGGAGTCGGGCGCGAGCGGCGACCGTGCCGTCACCGCCGCCCTCGTCGCCACCGTCCTCCTCTTCGCCCTGTGCAGGCAGTCCCAGACCCTCATCGAGCGCTACCTCGCCTCCACCCTCGACGCCGGCGCCATCTCGCACCTGAACTACGCGCAGAAGGTCGCCCAGATCCCGATGACCCTGTCGATGATGCTGTGCACGGTCACCTTCCCGGTGGTCGCGCGAGCCCTCGCCGACGGCGACATCGAGCGGGCCCGCAGCCGCGTGGAACGGGACCTGGCGCTGGCCACCTGCATGGTGCTGCTCGGCGCCGCCACGGTGATCTCCTGCGCCCCGCAGATCATCGAACTCCTCTTCCAGCGAGGCGCGTTCACCGCCCGGGACACCGCGGCCACCGCGGACGTCATGCGCGTGTACGCCCTCGGTCTGCTCGGCCAGACCCTGACCGGCGTGCTCGTCCGGTCGTACTTCTCCGCCGCCCGCCCCAGCTGGTACCCGGTCGCCGCGATGACCGCAGGCATCGTCGCCACCTCCTGGATCGGCGCCTGGACGGTGGGCCCCTGGGGCGTCTGCGGCATCGCCGCCGCCAACGCCGTCGGCATCACCGTGACCGCCGTACTGCTGCTGGCCGGTATGGGCCCCAGAAGCGTCCCGATCCGCAAGCGGGGCGCGCTGCGCGAGCTGAGCAGGCCCGTCCGTGCCGCGGTGGTCGCGACGATCGCCGGGACCTTCGTCGCCGGGCAGGTGCCGTCCGCCGTGCCGGGGCTCGCCGCGGGCGGGGCGACCGTCGCCGCCGTCTTCGTCCTGCTCGCCTGGGCGCTGGACGCCCAGGGCGTCGTACCCGCACTGAGATCCCTACGCTCCGTCACACGAAGGCTGACGCATGGCCGCTGCCGTTGA
- a CDS encoding tyrosinase family protein, with the protein MAYIRKDASTLTSAEKRRFVKAMLEVKRRGEYDEFVRMHIDFYVSDGEGGLRTAHMTPSFLPWHRRFLLDLERALRRVDPSVTVPYWDWTKDRRAGAAPWTKDLLGGTGRSSDRQVMTGPFAYAGGNWTIREGVTDEEYLTRDLGRVRDPIALPTKSDLESALDDPVYDVSPWDSTTTKGFRNRLEGWGSGRGQTAWRNHNRVHRWVGGAMVGGASVNDPVFWMHHAFVDLQWYRWQLRHRGARYLPAKPPAAGSAQYRRIVARHEKMPPWDVTPDSLEDVSAIYRYA; encoded by the coding sequence ATGGCGTACATCCGTAAGGACGCGAGCACGCTCACCAGCGCCGAGAAGCGGCGGTTCGTGAAGGCGATGCTGGAAGTCAAACGGCGGGGCGAGTACGACGAGTTCGTACGGATGCACATCGACTTCTATGTCAGCGACGGCGAGGGCGGACTGCGCACGGCCCACATGACGCCGTCCTTCCTGCCCTGGCACCGGCGCTTCCTGCTGGACCTGGAGCGGGCACTGCGCCGGGTGGACCCGTCGGTGACCGTGCCGTACTGGGACTGGACCAAGGACCGCCGGGCGGGGGCGGCGCCCTGGACCAAGGACCTGCTGGGCGGCACCGGGCGGTCGTCGGACCGGCAGGTGATGACCGGGCCGTTCGCCTACGCGGGTGGCAACTGGACCATCAGGGAGGGCGTGACCGACGAGGAGTACCTCACCCGGGACCTCGGACGCGTCCGCGACCCGATCGCGCTGCCCACCAAGAGCGATCTGGAGTCGGCCCTGGACGACCCGGTCTACGACGTCTCGCCCTGGGACTCGACGACCACGAAGGGGTTCCGCAACCGGCTGGAGGGCTGGGGGAGCGGGCGCGGCCAGACCGCCTGGCGCAACCACAACCGGGTGCACCGCTGGGTCGGGGGCGCCATGGTCGGCGGCGCGTCCGTCAACGACCCGGTCTTCTGGATGCACCATGCCTTCGTCGACCTGCAGTGGTACCGCTGGCAGCTGCGGCACCGGGGCGCCCGCTACCTGCCGGCGAAGCCGCCGGCCGCCGGGAGCGCCCAGTACCGGCGGATCGTCGCGCGGCACGAGAAGATGCCGCCGTGGGACGTGACGCCGGATTCGCTGGAGGACGTCAGCGCGATCTATCGGTACGCCTGA
- a CDS encoding glycosyltransferase, with protein sequence MHQSATDPRPRVLHLTQPVEGGVARVVTDLVRAQLAAGLQVAVACPDGAFADGLRELGADVRRWRATRSPGPSLVGEVRRLAQVIEEVRPELVHAHSAKAGLAGRLAVRGRVPTVFQPHAWSFEAVGGVTAALALKWERWGARWASRVVCVSGAERTTGVRAGIAGRWSVIPNGIDPARFHPAAVGTVRASLLPDVDPQAPLVVCVGRLCRQKGQDVLLDAWEAVHRRAPRARLVFVGDGPDRARLAARAPQSVLFAGAATDTAPWYQAADLVVLPSRWEGMALAPLEAMACGRPVVMSDVDGARESLPPHLAPRCLVPPGDPASLSAAVAELLLDPLLCESLGHQGRHHVLSTHDVRHTTEAVAGLYRELLGAVGPVVPTEYRESIHS encoded by the coding sequence ATGCACCAGTCAGCAACCGACCCTCGGCCACGGGTCCTTCACCTCACACAACCCGTGGAGGGCGGGGTCGCCCGAGTCGTGACGGACCTGGTGCGAGCCCAGCTCGCGGCCGGGTTGCAGGTAGCGGTGGCCTGTCCGGACGGCGCCTTCGCCGACGGTCTGCGGGAACTGGGGGCGGACGTACGGCGATGGCGGGCGACCCGGTCGCCAGGGCCGTCGCTCGTCGGGGAGGTACGGCGTCTCGCTCAGGTGATCGAAGAGGTGCGGCCCGAACTGGTGCACGCACACAGTGCGAAGGCCGGTCTGGCCGGGCGGCTCGCGGTGCGGGGACGGGTGCCGACGGTGTTCCAGCCGCACGCCTGGTCGTTCGAGGCGGTCGGCGGGGTCACCGCGGCACTCGCACTGAAGTGGGAACGGTGGGGGGCGCGTTGGGCCTCCCGGGTGGTGTGCGTGAGCGGCGCGGAGCGCACGACCGGTGTACGCGCCGGGATCGCCGGGCGGTGGAGCGTCATCCCCAACGGCATCGACCCCGCCCGCTTCCACCCCGCCGCCGTGGGCACCGTACGCGCGTCACTGCTGCCGGACGTCGATCCGCAGGCCCCGCTCGTCGTGTGCGTGGGACGGCTGTGCCGGCAGAAGGGGCAGGACGTCCTGCTCGACGCGTGGGAGGCGGTGCACCGGCGGGCGCCGCGGGCACGGCTCGTGTTCGTCGGCGACGGACCCGACCGCGCCCGGCTCGCCGCGCGCGCACCGCAGTCGGTGCTGTTCGCCGGGGCCGCCACCGACACCGCCCCCTGGTACCAGGCCGCCGACCTGGTCGTCCTGCCCTCGCGCTGGGAGGGCATGGCGCTCGCCCCGCTGGAGGCGATGGCGTGCGGGCGGCCGGTCGTGATGTCCGACGTGGACGGCGCCCGGGAGAGCCTGCCGCCGCATCTCGCGCCCCGCTGCCTCGTACCGCCGGGTGATCCGGCATCGCTCTCCGCCGCCGTCGCCGAGCTGCTCCTCGATCCGCTGCTGTGCGAGTCGCTCGGCCATCAGGGGCGCCACCACGTCCTGTCCACGCACGACGTGCGGCACACGACCGAGGCGGTGGCGGGTCTGTACCGCGAACTGCTCGGCGCCGTGGGACCCGTCGTGCCCACCGAGTACAGGGAGTCCATCCACTCGTGA
- a CDS encoding sugar transferase, with protein sequence MTAESTVPSPGGQPRDHGFSPVSVIPSRGAAGGFRFPHRRPQPRPASPVPLLAADLAAALLGALALTGTAHHPLLAAVLVSASMLLRPHLPRAVPGVLDELPAVCGRIAVSWLALGALVAAYAPQHALPADTLALGFLLQSAAACAVRGAVHWRRRTVLRNRPRAALVIGPATTAQRVAAGILRHPRCGVRPVGVVTETPDGSEGLPVLTTGQEVERALIQNGVRDVLVVHPSVRSQQGPLLRALAESGCVVWEVDADSPSYATRDQLAGFACRRLDMGGRRRGSFGKRMLDVLVAGTLLLLVSPLLLVCAVVLRLTDGRGVVFRQERIGKDGRPFTLLKFRTHRPVDEHESATRWSVADERQMSWFCRFLRKTSLDELLQLWNVVWGDMSLVGPRPERPYFVANFSQTYPGYAARHRMQTGITGLAQIHGLRGDTSIEDRARFDNAYIDNWSLWQDICILARTAAALVRPTGS encoded by the coding sequence GTGACCGCCGAAAGTACCGTCCCCTCGCCCGGCGGGCAGCCACGGGATCACGGATTCTCGCCCGTCTCGGTCATCCCGTCGCGCGGTGCCGCCGGCGGCTTCCGCTTCCCGCACCGCCGTCCGCAGCCCCGGCCCGCCTCGCCGGTGCCGCTGCTCGCCGCGGATCTGGCCGCCGCGCTGCTCGGCGCCCTCGCGCTCACCGGGACCGCACACCATCCGCTGCTCGCGGCCGTGCTGGTGTCCGCGTCGATGCTGCTGCGCCCGCACCTGCCCCGCGCGGTGCCGGGTGTCCTGGACGAACTGCCCGCCGTCTGCGGCCGGATCGCGGTGTCCTGGCTGGCGCTCGGCGCGCTGGTCGCCGCGTACGCCCCGCAGCACGCGCTGCCCGCCGACACGCTCGCCCTCGGTTTCCTGCTCCAGTCGGCGGCGGCCTGCGCGGTCCGCGGCGCCGTGCACTGGCGGCGCCGCACGGTGCTGCGGAACCGCCCGCGCGCCGCCCTCGTCATCGGCCCCGCGACGACCGCGCAGCGCGTGGCCGCGGGCATCCTGCGCCACCCGCGCTGCGGAGTACGCCCGGTGGGTGTCGTCACCGAGACACCGGACGGCAGCGAGGGCCTGCCCGTGCTGACGACCGGTCAGGAGGTCGAGCGGGCGCTCATCCAGAACGGCGTACGGGACGTCCTGGTCGTGCATCCGTCCGTACGGTCCCAACAGGGGCCGCTGCTGCGGGCGTTGGCCGAGTCGGGCTGCGTGGTGTGGGAGGTCGACGCGGACTCCCCGTCGTACGCCACCCGCGACCAGCTCGCCGGATTCGCCTGCCGGCGCCTGGACATGGGCGGACGGCGGCGCGGCAGCTTCGGCAAGCGGATGCTGGACGTGCTGGTGGCCGGGACCCTGTTGCTGCTGGTCAGCCCGCTGCTGCTGGTGTGCGCGGTGGTGCTGCGGCTGACCGACGGACGCGGTGTGGTGTTCCGTCAGGAACGCATCGGCAAGGACGGCCGCCCCTTCACGCTGCTGAAGTTCCGCACCCACCGCCCGGTCGACGAGCACGAGTCGGCGACCCGCTGGAGCGTGGCGGACGAACGCCAGATGTCGTGGTTCTGCCGCTTCCTGCGCAAGACGTCCCTGGACGAGCTGCTGCAACTGTGGAACGTCGTCTGGGGCGACATGAGCCTGGTGGGACCGAGGCCCGAACGCCCGTACTTCGTCGCGAACTTCAGCCAGACCTACCCCGGGTACGCGGCCCGCCACCGGATGCAGACCGGCATCACCGGCCTCGCCCAGATCCACGGTCTGCGCGGCGACACCTCCATCGAGGACCGGGCCCGCTTCGACAACGCGTACATCGACAACTGGTCGCTGTGGCAGGACATCTGCATCCTGGCCCGCACCGCCGCCGCTCTCGTGCGTCCGACGGGGAGTTGA
- a CDS encoding tyrosinase family oxidase copper chaperone: MVVSVSVDGVAVGAEPGAKSQARPGSARGGRRDVLRGLFAAVGALALAPVVAASRPPQKGDDPGELGFEETYRGRRIRGIRTSGGRTPGAAQWHVTVDGRSLHLMRRADGTWLSMVDHYRSYATPLDATRAAVDELGPGQRLRESETHMGGHHGVHP; the protein is encoded by the coding sequence ATGGTCGTCAGCGTCAGCGTCGACGGAGTGGCGGTAGGAGCGGAACCCGGGGCGAAGAGCCAGGCCAGACCGGGCTCGGCCCGGGGCGGGCGGCGGGACGTGCTGCGAGGCCTGTTCGCCGCGGTCGGCGCCCTCGCGCTCGCCCCGGTCGTCGCGGCCTCCCGGCCGCCACAGAAGGGGGACGACCCCGGCGAGCTCGGCTTCGAGGAGACGTATCGAGGCCGCCGTATCCGCGGCATCAGGACCTCCGGGGGCCGTACCCCCGGCGCCGCCCAGTGGCATGTCACCGTCGACGGCCGGTCCCTGCATCTGATGCGCCGGGCCGACGGCACCTGGCTGAGCATGGTCGACCACTACCGGTCGTACGCCACCCCCCTCGACGCGACCCGTGCCGCCGTCGACGAGCTGGGGCCGGGGCAGCGACTGCGCGAGAGCGAGACACACATGGGGGGCCACCATGGCGTACATCCGTAA
- a CDS encoding chaplin, with product MSRIAKGLVLTSAAVAAVAGGAGIAAADSGANGVAAHSPGVLSGNVVQVPVHIPVNVCGNTVNVIGLLNPAFGNTCVND from the coding sequence ATGTCGCGTATCGCGAAGGGCCTGGTCCTTACCTCCGCCGCCGTCGCGGCCGTCGCCGGCGGTGCCGGCATCGCCGCCGCCGACAGTGGCGCGAACGGCGTGGCCGCCCACTCCCCGGGCGTGCTGTCGGGCAACGTCGTCCAGGTTCCGGTCCACATCCCGGTCAACGTCTGCGGCAACACCGTGAACGTCATCGGTCTGCTGAACCCCGCCTTCGGCAACACCTGCGTCAACGACTGA
- a CDS encoding O-antigen ligase family protein: MDHVRRCAPVLPVVAVIALLGLPIGPGGEGGAGPADAVSALVVLYCGVLLVRDRRRPLSRTAAVVLGLPVLGLAIAAAGASSPGAGITGMGRYLQIFVLVPAAVLLLIRGRGDFRVLAWSFVGLALWQGAIGVHQFLTGTGASYQGKEIRAVGTFGAQDVMGMATVVCFGLVCAVGLALGRTPVRHRAVAACCALALLVPLALSFSRGAWIATAVACTVQLMLAGMRRALRVAAVMMALGVILVGGFGVGSAMLQERISSITQVTDAPDQSVTDRYTMWAAAVGMWREQPLTGVGLKGFPEHRDAHASLALSAGSDTEGAGAAFRKQPLLSPHNMYLLVLSEQGLIGLLALAGGWLALLVCGLRGLARVRRSGPGLDCALVACGLLVWQLTDFAYADIGGPSTVLTAVCFGLVAWWALLGNAPEQPAPTPAPAPDRAEEAATR; encoded by the coding sequence ATGGACCACGTGCGCAGATGCGCGCCGGTGCTCCCGGTGGTGGCGGTGATCGCCCTGCTGGGACTGCCGATCGGGCCGGGCGGCGAGGGGGGCGCGGGGCCCGCCGACGCGGTCTCGGCGCTGGTGGTGCTCTACTGCGGGGTCCTCCTGGTACGGGACCGGCGGCGCCCCTTGTCGCGCACGGCGGCCGTGGTGCTGGGCCTGCCGGTGCTCGGGCTGGCGATCGCCGCCGCGGGAGCCTCCTCACCGGGTGCCGGGATCACCGGTATGGGCCGCTATCTGCAGATCTTCGTCCTCGTCCCGGCCGCGGTGCTGCTGCTGATCCGGGGCCGGGGCGACTTCCGTGTCCTGGCCTGGTCCTTCGTGGGGCTCGCCCTGTGGCAGGGGGCGATCGGGGTGCACCAGTTCCTGACCGGGACCGGTGCCTCGTACCAGGGCAAGGAGATCCGTGCCGTCGGCACCTTCGGGGCGCAGGACGTGATGGGCATGGCGACGGTCGTGTGCTTCGGGCTGGTGTGCGCGGTGGGGCTGGCGCTGGGCCGGACCCCCGTACGGCACCGGGCGGTCGCCGCCTGCTGCGCGCTGGCCCTGCTGGTGCCGCTCGCCCTGTCCTTCAGCCGCGGGGCGTGGATCGCCACGGCGGTCGCGTGCACGGTGCAGCTGATGCTGGCCGGGATGCGGCGGGCGCTGCGGGTGGCGGCCGTGATGATGGCCCTGGGCGTGATCCTGGTGGGCGGTTTCGGGGTTGGTTCGGCGATGCTCCAGGAGCGGATCAGCAGCATCACGCAGGTCACCGACGCGCCCGACCAGTCCGTCACCGACCGGTACACCATGTGGGCGGCGGCGGTCGGCATGTGGCGTGAACAGCCTTTGACCGGCGTGGGGTTGAAGGGCTTCCCCGAACACCGGGACGCGCACGCCTCACTGGCGCTGTCCGCCGGCAGCGACACCGAGGGCGCGGGCGCGGCCTTCCGCAAGCAGCCGCTGCTCTCCCCGCACAACATGTACCTCCTGGTCCTCTCCGAGCAGGGCCTCATCGGCCTCCTCGCCCTCGCGGGCGGCTGGCTGGCCCTGCTGGTGTGCGGGCTGCGGGGGCTGGCACGGGTACGCCGGTCCGGTCCGGGGCTCGACTGCGCCCTGGTCGCCTGCGGCCTCCTGGTCTGGCAGCTCACCGACTTCGCGTACGCCGACATCGGCGGACCCTCGACGGTCCTGACAGCGGTGTGCTTCGGCCTCGTGGCCTGGTGGGCCCTGCTCGGCAACGCCCCCGAGCAGCCCGCGCCGACCCCGGCCCCGGCCCCCGACCGCGCCGAGGAGGCGGCAACCCGATGA
- a CDS encoding vitamin K epoxide reductase family protein — translation MTRTAGGSRAFAVLLVITGAAGLLASWVITLDKFKLLEDPDFTPGCSLNPVVSCGSVMQSDQASAFGFPNPMLGLVAYGVVIGAGMSLLAGARFPGWYWLTFDAGCLFGVGFVSWLQFESLYRINALCLWCCLAWAATILLFWYVTSFAVRNRFLPAPGWLRSFFGEFTWVVAVLHLGIVGMLILTRWWDFWTS, via the coding sequence ATGACGCGGACCGCGGGCGGCAGTCGCGCGTTCGCCGTACTGCTGGTGATCACGGGGGCCGCGGGACTGCTGGCCTCCTGGGTCATCACCCTCGACAAGTTCAAGCTGCTCGAGGACCCGGACTTCACCCCGGGCTGCAGCCTGAACCCCGTGGTGTCCTGCGGCAGTGTCATGCAGAGTGACCAGGCCTCGGCCTTCGGGTTCCCCAACCCGATGCTGGGCCTGGTCGCCTACGGCGTCGTCATCGGTGCCGGCATGAGCCTGCTGGCCGGCGCGCGCTTCCCCGGCTGGTACTGGCTCACCTTCGACGCGGGGTGCCTGTTCGGCGTCGGATTCGTGTCATGGCTGCAGTTCGAGTCGCTCTACCGGATCAACGCGCTGTGCCTGTGGTGCTGTCTGGCGTGGGCCGCGACGATTCTCCTGTTCTGGTACGTGACGTCGTTCGCCGTACGGAACCGATTCCTGCCCGCGCCCGGCTGGTTGAGGTCCTTCTTCGGCGAATTCACCTGGGTCGTCGCGGTGTTGCACCTCGGGATCGTCGGAATGCTGATCCTGACCCGTTGGTGGGACTTCTGGACGAGCTGA
- a CDS encoding chaplin codes for MSRIAKAAGVALGAGAVALGSAGMAMADAGAQGEAVHSPGVGSGNVVQVPVHIPVNVCGNTVNVIALLNPAFGNTCANVSDGHDDRGGYGG; via the coding sequence ATGTCTCGCATCGCGAAGGCTGCCGGTGTCGCCCTCGGCGCCGGGGCCGTGGCGCTCGGCAGCGCCGGTATGGCCATGGCGGACGCGGGCGCCCAGGGTGAGGCCGTCCACTCGCCCGGCGTCGGGTCCGGCAATGTCGTCCAGGTTCCGGTCCACATCCCGGTCAACGTGTGCGGCAACACCGTCAACGTCATCGCCCTGCTGAACCCGGCCTTCGGCAACACGTGCGCCAACGTCAGCGACGGCCACGACGACCGTGGTGGCTACGGCGGCTGA
- a CDS encoding DUF5949 family protein — protein MTSTQSEIRPFNAADLGTLVVMAWSGDAPDGHMPYLLAYTLGDAAGGPEASTAAVEALLENNGLPVGGDLVDGNARSNLPVSLLVESGTAVVNMPGFNAQCTPPAEWLEAVAERGFAYFVFTTRPWPEAKPGQPIQPEALADFVGADDTLNAAAHIVLPARSLRG, from the coding sequence GTGACCTCAACCCAAAGCGAAATCCGCCCCTTCAACGCCGCCGACCTGGGCACGCTCGTCGTCATGGCCTGGAGCGGCGATGCCCCCGACGGCCACATGCCCTACCTCCTCGCCTACACCCTCGGGGACGCCGCGGGTGGACCGGAGGCCTCCACGGCCGCCGTCGAAGCACTTCTGGAGAACAACGGCCTGCCCGTCGGCGGCGACCTCGTCGACGGCAACGCCCGGTCGAACCTGCCGGTCAGCCTGCTCGTCGAGTCCGGTACGGCCGTCGTCAACATGCCCGGCTTCAACGCCCAGTGCACCCCGCCGGCGGAGTGGCTGGAGGCGGTGGCCGAGCGCGGCTTCGCCTACTTCGTGTTCACCACCCGCCCGTGGCCCGAGGCCAAGCCCGGACAGCCCATCCAGCCCGAGGCGCTGGCCGACTTCGTGGGCGCCGACGACACCCTGAACGCGGCCGCGCACATCGTCCTCCCGGCCCGCAGCCTGCGCGGCTGA
- a CDS encoding DUF3344 domain-containing protein translates to MRHSLRTLLRPAAVGVLALATIWAPGGALAAAPPSPEAGRLPFAERFRALQHGGMVRAANASISCRAGTAQPSCPAVRDGGTAVNGGFDMFYVDVDTDPNTYNSSRAEVRLPEGARATYARLYWGGNLRVGEQKPPEDNGRVLIAEPGGQYKEVLADTLVGHRVAQGADAFQASADVTELVRQSGSGLYTVAQVNVAMGRSAAGSWGGWTLVVAYEKAAEPLRHLALWDGFETLASAQEVRLRKLGFPKGASGRAGLVAYDGDRGRTGDSLTLSTGPTDRRAPVTLTDAANPRTDVLNSTISEPGTTPSQRVPSYANTLGYDSDVFDLGTALRPGGDQLAFRLVSQRDAAWTGALFVAVDAQ, encoded by the coding sequence ATGCGCCATTCCCTGCGCACGTTGCTGCGCCCGGCGGCGGTAGGAGTCCTCGCCCTCGCCACGATCTGGGCCCCCGGTGGCGCCCTCGCGGCCGCCCCGCCCTCTCCCGAGGCCGGGCGGCTGCCGTTCGCCGAGCGGTTCCGCGCCCTGCAGCACGGCGGGATGGTCCGCGCGGCCAACGCCTCCATCAGCTGCCGGGCGGGCACGGCCCAGCCCTCCTGCCCCGCCGTCCGGGACGGCGGGACGGCGGTCAACGGCGGCTTCGACATGTTCTACGTCGACGTCGACACCGACCCGAACACCTACAACTCCTCGCGCGCGGAGGTCCGGCTGCCCGAGGGCGCCCGGGCCACGTACGCGCGGCTGTACTGGGGCGGCAATCTCCGCGTCGGCGAGCAGAAGCCGCCCGAGGACAACGGCCGGGTGCTGATCGCCGAACCCGGCGGCCAGTACAAGGAGGTCCTCGCGGACACCCTGGTCGGCCACCGGGTGGCCCAGGGCGCGGACGCCTTCCAGGCCTCGGCGGACGTCACCGAACTGGTCCGTCAGAGCGGTTCGGGCCTCTACACCGTCGCCCAGGTCAATGTGGCGATGGGGAGGTCGGCGGCCGGTTCGTGGGGCGGCTGGACGCTGGTGGTGGCGTACGAGAAGGCGGCGGAGCCGCTGCGCCATCTGGCCCTGTGGGACGGCTTCGAGACGCTCGCGTCGGCCCAGGAGGTTCGGCTCCGGAAGCTGGGCTTCCCGAAGGGCGCCTCCGGACGGGCGGGACTGGTCGCCTACGACGGCGACCGCGGCCGTACGGGTGACTCGCTCACCCTTTCGACCGGCCCGACGGACCGCAGGGCGCCCGTGACACTGACCGACGCAGCCAACCCCCGTACAGATGTGCTGAATTCAACGATTTCCGAGCCCGGAACGACGCCGTCGCAGCGCGTCCCCTCGTATGCGAACACCCTCGGCTACGACTCCGATGTGTTCGATCTCGGCACGGCTCTGCGCCCCGGCGGTGACCAGCTGGCCTTCCGGCTCGTTTCCCAGCGGGACGCGGCGTGGACCGGCGCACTTTTCGTCGCCGTCGACGCGCAGTGA
- a CDS encoding DUF2087 domain-containing protein: protein MATDRLMRLFTDETRVRVFAAVALGAETSQEVARAAGLSAKDAALALLKLREQGVVTAGDRAELRVAYEVFQEAARAERTETAPENPGSRDERTLQTFVRDGRLVRLPAQWTRKKLVLRYIAEQTFEPGVEYPERAVNEKLQGWCEDGDVDHVTLRRHLVDLHHLDRSEGIYRRAA from the coding sequence ATGGCTACCGACCGACTCATGCGTCTGTTCACCGACGAGACCCGGGTACGCGTCTTCGCGGCGGTGGCCCTGGGAGCGGAGACCTCGCAGGAGGTCGCGCGGGCGGCCGGACTGTCCGCCAAGGACGCGGCCCTGGCGCTGCTGAAGCTGCGGGAGCAGGGCGTGGTGACGGCCGGGGACCGCGCTGAACTGCGCGTCGCCTACGAGGTCTTCCAGGAGGCGGCGCGTGCGGAGCGCACGGAGACGGCACCCGAGAACCCCGGCTCCCGGGACGAGCGCACCCTGCAGACCTTCGTCCGCGACGGGCGGCTGGTCCGGCTGCCCGCGCAGTGGACCCGTAAGAAGCTGGTGCTGCGGTACATCGCCGAACAGACCTTCGAGCCGGGTGTCGAGTACCCCGAACGGGCCGTCAACGAGAAGCTCCAGGGCTGGTGCGAGGACGGCGACGTCGACCATGTGACGCTCCGGCGCCATCTGGTGGACCTGCACCACCTGGACCGGAGCGAGGGGATCTACCGGCGGGCGGCCTGA